Proteins encoded within one genomic window of Fragaria vesca subsp. vesca linkage group LG1, FraVesHawaii_1.0, whole genome shotgun sequence:
- the LOC101314213 gene encoding uncharacterized acetyltransferase At3g50280-like has protein sequence MTQIQHISTSTIRPISTDTDELAHRRIELTPWDLRMINLGYHQKGLLFHKSADQEVNHGLIQHLKASLSRTLDIFYPLAGRLAVTEVEDKVTCISIDCNGSGAQFVHAASDCVTVADLLNPACIPDGIIHNLFPLNSVVNYEGISNPLLAVQVTQLVDGIFIGCSANHAAIDGTSFWHFFNTWSEISRIGSDHVSQIPRPVCATGLPIRLPFSYSKIIKGKNRTEPSTDDSLQRVVFHFSKEKMTELKAKANAEMGTNNVISSLQALVAHLWRAIIRSKHNLSPDEQTTYMVVVGLRQRLKPPLPKEYLGNALLGVMVKSTAGELLQQGLGWVALQINKRIASMTAGEVSRYLEEWMTSPVLVPNPSDVPKITTSSSSVNLLIGSSPRFNVYGNDFGWGRPVAVRSGTAAKQNGNLTVFPGAEEGSIDFEACLLPETLQAMKEDAEFMEAVFTS, from the coding sequence ATGACTCAGATCCAGCACATCTCAACGAGCACTATCCGACCAATTAGCACTGATACTGATGAGTTAGCTCACCGGAGAATCGAGTTAACTCCATGGGATCTACGAATGATCAACCTTGGTTACCACCAGAAGGGACTACTGTTTCACAAATCGGCAGATCAAGAAGTAAACCACGGCTTGATACAGCACCTAAAAGCCTCCCTTTCTCGCACTTTGGATATTTTCTACCCGCTTGCAGGCCGCTTAGCAGTGACTGAAGTCGAAGACAAGGTAACTTGTATTTCTATCGATTGCAATGGCTCCGGAGCTCAATTTGTCCACGCAGCTAGTGACTGTGTCACCGTGGCCGATTTACTCAACCCTGCTTGCATTCCTGATGGCATTATCCACAATCTTTTTCCGTTGAATTCGGTTGTGAACTATGAAGGGATTTCGAATCCATTGCTTGCGGTGCAAGTCACTCAGCTCGTCGATGGCATCTTCATCGGTTGCAGCGCAAACCACGCAGCTATAGATGGTACCTCTTTCTGGCATTTCTTCAATACTTGGTCTGAAATCTCTCGTATTGGTTCAGATCACGTCTCTCAAATACCACGTCCTGTTTGTGCTACTGGTCTCCCCATTCGCCTACCCTTTTCTTACAGTAAAATCATCAAGGGTAAGAACAGAACTGAACCATCTACAGATGATTCTTTACAAAGGGTAGTATTTCATTTTTCCAAAGAAAAAATGACCGAGCTGAAAGCAAAGGCCAATGCCGAGATGGGCACCAATAATGTCATCTCATCGCTTCAAGCACTCGTGGCTCATCTTTGGCGAGCCATAATTCGTAGCAAGCATAATCTCAGTCCTGATGAACAGACTACATATATGGTTGTTGTAGGATTGAGGCAAAGATTGAAGCCACCTTTGCCAAAGGAATATCTCGGAAATGCCTTGTTAGGGGTAATGGTCAAGTCCACTGCCGGTGAATTGCTACAGCAAGGACTTGGCTGGGTTGCATTGCAAATAAACAAGAGGATTGCTTCGATGACAGCTGGAGAAGTGAGCAGGTACTTAGAAGAATGGATGACATCTCCAGTGCTTGTTCCAAATCCAAGCGATGTTCCAAAAATTACTACTAGTAGTAGCAGTGTTAATTTGTTGATAGGAAGCTCGCCGCGGTTCAATGTGTATGGTAATGATTTTGGGTGGGGGAGGCCGGTTGCTGTGCGAAGTGGAACTGCAGCGAAACAGAATGGGAATTTAACTGTGTTTCCTGGAGCTGAAGAAGGAAGTATTGATTTTGAAGCTTGCCTGTTGCCGGAGACTCTGCAGGCTATGAAGGAGGATGCAGAGTTCATGGAGGCTGTGTTTACTAGCTGA
- the LOC101314501 gene encoding uncharacterized acetyltransferase At3g50280-like, whose protein sequence is MSQIRVISSTIICPTSENDELTHRVELTPWDLRLLKLEYIQKGLPFQKPAEKGVDQNLIQHLKVSLSRTLDILHPLAGRLSQIENEDGTTCFFINCNSAGAQFVHAAHDGVRVADILDPVYIPDEIIENLFSMNSVLNYEGTSKPLLAVQVTELADGIFIGCSINHAVADGTSFWHFFNTWSLISRSGSDDTVSQSTPVFGRHFLDGLIDLPVRVPFSQIQIQRQLIQQTPSSNLLQRVFHFPKEKVAQLKAKANAEMSTSNISSLQALMAHLWRATTRGRCDLKSNEEITYRIAIGLRQKMKPPLPDLYMGNALRGVSTYSTASDLLQHGLGWAALKINKAISAMRPEDVTRELEDWVKAPSIRPNLRAETSVHGLLTGSSPRFNVYGNDFGWGRPVAVRSGSANKMNGKLTVFPGAEEGSIDFEVCLLPETLHAMENDAEFMEAVLR, encoded by the coding sequence ATGTCTCAAATTCGGGTAATCTCTTCTACTATCATCTGTCCAACTTCTGAAAATGATGAGCTAACTCATAGAGTCGAGTTAACTCCATGGGATCTTCGACTCCTTAAACTTGAGTACATCCAAAAGGGGCTTCCCTTCCAAAAGCCAGCAGAGAAAGGAGTAGACCAGAACTTGATACAACATCTAAAAGTCTCTCTTTCTCGCACTTTGGATATCTTGCACCCACTAGCAGGTCGCTTATCCCAGATAGAAAATGAAGATGGCACCACTTGCTTTTTCATCAACTGTAACAGCGCAGGAGCCCAATTTGTTCATGCGGCTCATGATGGCGTCAGAGTGGCTGATATTCTTGACCCTGTTTACATTCCTGATGAGATTATCGAAAACTTGTTTTCTATGAATTCAGTTCTGAACTATGAAGGCACTTCAAAACCATTGCTTGCAGTTCAAGTCACTGAGCTTGCAGATGGCATATTTATTGGTTGCAGCATAAACCATGCGGTTGCAGATGGCACCTCTTTCTGGCATTTCTTCAATACTTGGTCTCTCATCTCTCGCTCTGGCTCTGATGATACAGTTTCTCAAAGCACTCCTGTCTTTGGTCGTCATTTTCTTGATGGCCTAATTGATCTCCCAGTTCGTGTACCATTCTCCCAAATCCAAATCCAGAGGCAGCTTATTCAACAGACGCCTTCTTCAAATCTTTTACAGAGGGTATTTCATTTTCCCAAAGAAAAAGTTGCACAGCTCAAAGCAAAGGCTAATGCTGAGATGAGTACAAGTAACATCTCATCCCTTCAGGCACTCATGGCTCATCTTTGGAGAGCCACAACACGTGGAAGATGTGATCTCAAATCCAATGAAGAGATAACTTACCGGATTGCAATAGGGTTGAGGCAAAAAATGAAGCCACCATTGCCAGATCTTTACATGGGAAATGCACTTCGAGGAGTTTCTACCTACTCCACAGCAAGTGATCTGCTACAACACGGACTAGGATGGGCCGCTTTGAAAATCAACAAAGCTATTTCTGCCATGAGACCTGAAGATGTGACAAGAGAACTGGAGGACTGGGTAAAGGCGCCTAGTATACGTCCAAATTTAAGGGCTGAAACAAGTGTTCACGGCTTGCTCACAGGAAGCTCACCGAGGTTCAATGTGTATGGTAATGATTTTGGTTGGGGGAGACCGGTTGCTGTGAGAAGTGGAAGTGCGAATAAAATGAATGGGAAGCTGACTGTGTTTCCTGGTGCTGAAGAAGGAAGTATTGACTTTGAAGTTTGCCTTTTGCCCGAGACTCTACATGCTATGGAAAACGATGCAGAGTTCATGGAAGCTGTGCTCAGGTGA
- the LOC101313936 gene encoding uncharacterized acetyltransferase At3g50280-like, which produces MNLVGNYEGISKPLLVAQVTELVDGIFIGCSINHAVIDGTSFWHFFNTWSEISRSGSVHDNVASQISTSNSPVFGRRFLDGLIDLPVQIPFSQIQIQEKLVPHTTSSSNYIQRMFHFPKEKVAGLKAKANAEMSINSISSLQALMAHLWRATIRSTRHDMTTDQEIIYRVAVGLRQRMDPPLPEKYSGNALLTVPVKSTVADLLHHGLGWVALQINKAISSITAEETKKYLEDWVKCPTFSSNTRGVSTAIWSSTSLLTGSSPRFNVYGNDFGWGRPLAVRSGAANKNPGKLTVFPGAEEGSVDFQVCLLPGTLESIGDDAEFMEAVQPVLT; this is translated from the coding sequence ATGAACTTGGTTGGAAACTATGAAGGGATTTCGAAACCATTGCTTGTGGCTCAAGTCACTGAGCTTGTTGATGGCATCTTTATCGGATGCAGCATAAACCACGCGGTTATAGACGGTACCTCTTTCTGGCATTTCTTCAATACTTGGTCTGAGATCTCTCGTTCTGGCTCTGTTCATGATAATGTAGCTTCTCAAATTAGTACTAGTAACTCTCCTGTTTTCGGTCGTCGATTTCTTGATGGTCTAATTGATCTCCCAGTCCAGATTCCTTTCTCCCAGATTCAAATCCAGGAGAAGCTAGTTCCGCATACCACCTCTTCTTCCAATTACATACAAAGGATGTTTCACTTTCCCAAAGAAAAAGTCGCGGGGCTCAAAGCAAAGGCCAATGCTGAGATGAGCATCAATAGCATCTCCTCACTTCAGGCACTCATGGCGCATCTGTGGCGAGCCACCATACGTAGCACCAGGCATGATATGACTACCGATCAAGAGATCATTTACAGAGTTGCAGTAGGACTGAGGCAGAGAATGGATCCACCACTGCCGGAAAAATACTCTGGGAATGCGCTTCTTACAGTCCCTGTGAAGTCCACTGTAGCTGATCTACTACACCACGGACTAGGGTGGGTGGCATTGCAGATAAACAAGGCTATTTCTTCCATTACAGCTGAAGAAACTAAGAAGTACCTGGAAGATTGGGTGAAATGTCCTACATTTTCCTCGAATACGAGGGGTGTTTCAACTGCAATCTGGTCTAGTACTAGTTTGCTGACAGGAAGCTCGCCACGGTTCAATGTGTATGGCAATGATTTCGGGTGGGGGAGACCGCTCGCTGTGAGAAGCGGAGCTGCGAACAAGAACCCTGGGAAGTTAACGGTGTTTCCTGGTGCCGAAGAAGGAAGTGTTGACTTTCAAGTTTGCCTTTTGCCGGGGACTCTAGAATCTATTGGGGATGATGCAGAGTTCATGGAAGCCGTGCAACCCGTGCTCACATGA
- the LOC101314226 gene encoding uncharacterized protein LOC101314226, whose amino-acid sequence MNPAKCVFFAEAGDFLGFLVHQRGIEIPKDKAQAAFDRIKDYLTNPPVLIPPREGTPLKLYIAATDLSIGGLLAQDDENGVEHAVYYLSRVSIDCETRYSPMEKLCLALYFAGCKLRHYMLAFTTVVIAQSDLAVKGQAIADFLAHHPPSELTAFRELEFAAVALAPWTLYFDGSRTDTAAEAGIAIENPAGDRFSYSSQLDFKCTNNQAEYEALIIGLKILLDLGVREVQAFAVLDQFDDVYIEHFPREFNFAANELAQVASGLSLRDGVRERLLKVKRRTLPSFIAREQFQADTPEVAALDPIDKDWRLPFIAYL is encoded by the exons ATGAACCCCGCCAAGTGTGTATTCTTTGCAGAAGCTGGCGATTTCCTTGGTTTTCTAGTGCATCAAAGGGGCATCGAAATCCCAAAGGATAAGGCGCAGGCG GCCTTCGATCGAATCAAGGACTACCTTACGAACCCACCAGTCCTGATCCCACCTCGCGAAGGTACCCCGCTTAAACTCTATATCGCCGCTACCGACTTGTCCATCGGCGGACTCTTGGCCCAAGACGACGAAAACGGGGTGGAGCACGCTGTTTATTACCTCAGCAGGGTGTCAATTGACTGCGAAACACGCTACTCGCCTATGGAGAAGTTGTGTCTTGCTTTATATTTTGCAGGATGCAAGCTGCGCCACTACATGCTTGCCTTTACCACGGTTGTGATCGCTCAATCCGACCTG GCAGTAAAAGGACAGGCAATAGCAGACTTTCTCGCTCATCACCCACCTTCAGAGCTCACGGCGTTTCGCGAGTTGGAATTCGCTGCTGTAGCACTCGCTCCATGGACCCTTTACTTTGATGGATCACGAACTGATACTGCAGCCGAAGCCGGGATAGCCATAGAAAATCCCGCCGGAGATCGTTTCTCCTACTCGTCCCAGCTTGATTTCAAATGCACAAATAACCAGGCCGAATACGAGGCGCTCATCATCGGACTGAAAATTTTGTTGGACTTAGGAGTCCGCGAAGTTCAG GCATTTGCAGTGTTGGATCAATTCGACGATGTATACATCGAGCATTTTCCACGCGAGTTCAACTTCGCGGCCAACGAGCTCGCCCAAGTAGCGTCCGGCCTCAGCCTGCGTGATGGAGTGCGCGAACGTTTGCTCAAAGTCAAGCGCCGTACCCTTCCCTCTTTCATCGCTAGGGAGCAATTTCAGGCCGACACCCCCGAGGTCGCGGCCTTAGACCCTATCGACAAGGATTGGCGACTACCATTTATCGCTTACCTCTAG